The segment TCGACTCCCTGCGCGAGTACCTCCCCGGCGACGACGTCCGCTCCATCGACTGGCGCGCCAGCGCCCGCCGCAGCACCGTCGCCGTCCGCACCTGGCGCCCCGAACGCGACCGCCACGTCCTGATCGTCCTCGACACCGGACGCACCTCCGCCGGCCGCGTCGGCGACGCCCCCCGGCTGGACTCCGCGCTCGACGCCGCCCTGCTGCTCACCGCCCTCGCCACCAAGGCCGGCGACCGGGTCGACCTGCTCGCCCACGACCGCACCCGCCGCGCCGCCGTCGCCGGCCGCTCCCCCGCCGAGGTGCTGCCCGCCTTCACCGACGCGATGGCCCTGCTCGAACCCGCCCTGATCGAGACCGACCTGCGCACCCTCACCTCCACCGCCCTGCGGATGGCCCCCCAGCGCTCCCTGATCGTCCTGCTCACCGGCCTCGACGCGCACCAGGTCCAGGACGGGCTGCTCCCCCAGCTCCCCCTCCTGACCAAGCGCCACGAAATCGTCCTCGCCGCGGTCTCCGACCCCCGCCTCGACGAACTCGTCGACGCCCCCCGCACCACCGTCCGCGACGTCTACGCCGCCGCGGCCGCCGAACAGACCCGCGCCGACCGCCGCCGCACCGCGAACCTCCTCACCCGCCGCGGCGTCACCGTCCTCGACGCCCCACCGGAATCCATCGCGCCCGCGCTCGCCGACACCTACCTCGCCCTGAAGGCCGCCGGCCGCCTCTGAGGCCCCCTCAGACCCACTGCACCACCTCCCGCAGGCTCCCCACCAGCGCCGTCGCCCCCGCCGCCAGCAACCGCCCGGGCGGCGTCAGCGCCGTGTACCCCAGCACGTCCATCCCCGCGGCCCGCGCCGCCAGCACCCCGTTCGGACTGTCCTCCACCACCAGGCAGTCCCCCGGCACCACCCCGCACACCGCCGCCGCAGCTCCCCCAACACCTCCACCGCCCCCGGCACCGCCGCCACCCCCTCCCGGAACGCCGCGAACACCCGCTCGTGACACCGCGCCGTGAAGTCCTCCGACAACACCCCACCGAACCGCTCCGCCGCCACCTGGTGCACATTGC is part of the Kitasatospora setae KM-6054 genome and harbors:
- a CDS encoding HAD family hydrolase → MVEDSPNGVLAARAAGMDVLGYTALTPPGRLLAAGATALVGSLREVVQWV
- a CDS encoding DUF58 domain-containing protein; its protein translation is MALTGRTALIAALGALLVGLLLPSWTGIGAVLLPLLAAVAVDLLLAAPVRRLVLERSGDPTVRLGEATGVDLLVSNPSGRPLRARIRDAWYPSAWAPGTATTASRHRVTVPAGERRRLTTPLAPTRRGDHHAGQVTVRSLGPLGLAGRQANLDAPWRIRALPPFTSRKHLPSRLARLRELDGRTSVLTRGQGTEFDSLREYLPGDDVRSIDWRASARRSTVAVRTWRPERDRHVLIVLDTGRTSAGRVGDAPRLDSALDAALLLTALATKAGDRVDLLAHDRTRRAAVAGRSPAEVLPAFTDAMALLEPALIETDLRTLTSTALRMAPQRSLIVLLTGLDAHQVQDGLLPQLPLLTKRHEIVLAAVSDPRLDELVDAPRTTVRDVYAAAAAEQTRADRRRTANLLTRRGVTVLDAPPESIAPALADTYLALKAAGRL